Proteins encoded by one window of Caminicella sporogenes DSM 14501:
- the nifJ gene encoding pyruvate:ferredoxin (flavodoxin) oxidoreductase, whose translation MAKKVMKTMDGNTAAAYVAYAFTDVAAIYPITPSSPMAEYVDEWAAHGKKNIFGQPVQVTELQSEAGAAGAVHGSLQGGALTTTFTASQGLLLMIPNMYKIAGELLPGVFHVSARAVASHALSIFGDHSDVMATRQTGFALLASGSVQEVIDLGGVAHLSAIKTRVPFLHFFDGFRTSHEIQKVELIDYEDFAKLVDMDAVNAFRKRALNPEHPVTRGTAQNPDIFFQARESSNKFYNEVPDVVANYMAEISKITGRDYKPFNYYGAEDAEYVIVAMGSVIETAEETINYLLSKGEKVGLIKVRLYRPFSAKYFFDVLPSTVKRIAVLDRTKEPGSLGEPLYQDVRTLFYDKENAPLIIGGRYGLGSKDTTPSQIKAVFDNLKSENPKNGFTIGIVDDVTNTSLEIKEHIITEPEGTVRCKFWGLGSDGTVGANKNAIKIIGDNTDLYAQGYFSYDSKKSGGVTISHLRFGKKPITSTYLIDEADYVACHNQAYVGQYDLLKGLKPGGTFVLNCRWSVEDLDKKLPADMKKYLADNNINFYIINATDIAAEIGLGNRINMIMQAAFFKLANVIPVEDAVKYLKEAIVKTYGKKGEKVVAMNHEAVDRGIESLVKVEIPESWKSANEEGKEVAAKEVPEFIEKVLIPMNRQEGDSLPVSTFVGREDGTFPQGTTAYEKRGIAVNVPEWIKENCIQCNQCSFVCPHSAIRPFLVNKEEKANAPETFETIKAMGKGFEGLEYRMQVSVLDCTGCGNCADICPAKNKALVMKPLETQVEREVPNWEYAVNNVSYKDDLMSKGTVKGSQFAQPLFEFSGACAGCGETPYIKVITQLFGDRMVIANATGCSSIWGGSAPSTPYCVNKEGKGPAWANSLFEDNAEYGYGMALAIKQIRNRLEDLMKQLLEKDVQNKELFQAWIDNKEDAEGSKKASKAITDVIDDMIANASSDEIKSILKEIKEKEDYLIKKSVWIVGGDGWAYDIGYGGLDHVLASGENVNVLVFDTEVYSNTGGQSSKATPTAAVAKFAASGKKVKKKDLGMIATTYGYVYVAQVGMGADKNQFMKAIKEAESYDGPSLIIAYAPCINHGIKAGMGKTQERTKQAVEAGYWHLWRYNPMLKAEGKNPFILDSKEPTGDFQEFLKGEVRYTSLMKSFPELAEELFKKAEEDAKERYLTYKRMAEMEY comes from the coding sequence TCATCACCAATGGCTGAATATGTTGATGAATGGGCTGCCCATGGTAAGAAAAATATTTTTGGTCAACCTGTTCAAGTAACTGAATTACAATCAGAAGCTGGTGCAGCAGGAGCAGTTCACGGTTCATTACAAGGAGGAGCTTTGACTACTACATTTACAGCTTCACAAGGTTTATTGTTAATGATACCAAATATGTATAAGATTGCTGGAGAATTATTACCAGGAGTTTTCCATGTTAGTGCACGTGCAGTTGCAAGCCATGCATTGTCAATCTTTGGAGACCATTCAGACGTAATGGCTACAAGACAAACAGGTTTTGCACTACTTGCATCAGGTTCTGTGCAAGAAGTTATTGATTTAGGTGGAGTTGCACATCTTTCAGCTATCAAAACTAGAGTTCCATTTCTTCATTTCTTCGATGGATTTAGAACTTCACATGAAATTCAAAAAGTTGAATTGATTGATTATGAAGATTTTGCAAAATTAGTTGACATGGATGCTGTGAATGCTTTTAGAAAGAGAGCATTAAATCCAGAACATCCTGTAACTAGAGGTACAGCTCAAAATCCAGATATATTCTTCCAAGCTAGAGAGTCTTCAAATAAATTTTATAATGAAGTGCCAGATGTAGTTGCTAACTATATGGCTGAAATAAGCAAAATTACAGGCAGGGATTATAAACCATTCAACTATTATGGAGCAGAAGATGCTGAATACGTAATAGTTGCTATGGGTTCTGTTATAGAAACTGCTGAAGAAACTATTAATTACTTATTGTCTAAAGGAGAAAAAGTAGGTCTAATTAAAGTTCGTCTTTACAGACCTTTCTCAGCTAAATATTTCTTTGATGTATTACCAAGCACAGTTAAGAGAATTGCTGTACTTGATAGAACTAAAGAACCAGGTTCATTAGGAGAACCTTTATATCAAGATGTACGTACATTATTCTATGATAAAGAAAATGCTCCATTAATAATTGGTGGACGTTACGGATTAGGTTCTAAAGATACTACTCCTTCTCAAATAAAAGCTGTATTTGACAATTTAAAATCAGAAAATCCAAAAAATGGATTTACTATAGGTATAGTAGATGATGTTACTAATACTTCATTAGAAATAAAAGAACATATAATAACAGAACCAGAAGGAACTGTAAGATGTAAATTCTGGGGACTTGGTTCAGACGGTACAGTTGGAGCTAATAAAAATGCTATTAAGATTATCGGAGATAATACAGACCTTTATGCACAAGGTTACTTCTCATATGACTCTAAAAAATCAGGTGGAGTTACTATATCACACTTAAGATTTGGTAAAAAGCCTATCACATCAACTTATTTAATTGATGAAGCTGATTATGTAGCATGTCATAATCAAGCTTATGTAGGACAGTATGATTTACTTAAAGGATTAAAACCAGGTGGAACTTTTGTTCTTAACTGTAGATGGAGTGTTGAAGATTTAGATAAGAAGTTACCTGCTGATATGAAAAAATATCTTGCAGACAATAATATAAATTTCTATATCATAAATGCAACTGATATAGCTGCTGAAATAGGTCTTGGCAACAGAATTAACATGATAATGCAAGCTGCTTTCTTTAAGTTGGCTAATGTTATTCCTGTTGAAGATGCTGTTAAGTATCTAAAAGAAGCTATAGTTAAGACATACGGTAAAAAAGGTGAGAAGGTTGTTGCTATGAACCATGAAGCAGTTGACAGAGGTATAGAGAGCTTAGTTAAAGTTGAAATTCCAGAAAGCTGGAAGTCAGCTAATGAAGAAGGAAAAGAAGTAGCTGCAAAAGAAGTACCAGAATTTATTGAAAAAGTTCTTATTCCGATGAATAGACAAGAAGGAGATTCACTTCCTGTAAGTACTTTCGTAGGAAGAGAAGATGGTACATTCCCACAAGGAACTACAGCTTATGAAAAACGTGGTATAGCAGTAAATGTTCCAGAGTGGATTAAAGAAAATTGTATCCAATGTAATCAGTGTTCATTTGTATGTCCTCATTCAGCAATTAGACCTTTCTTAGTAAATAAAGAAGAAAAAGCTAATGCTCCAGAGACATTTGAAACTATTAAAGCTATGGGTAAAGGTTTTGAAGGACTTGAATATAGAATGCAGGTTAGTGTTTTAGACTGTACAGGTTGTGGAAACTGTGCTGATATTTGTCCAGCTAAGAATAAAGCGCTAGTAATGAAGCCTCTTGAAACTCAAGTTGAAAGAGAAGTACCAAATTGGGAGTATGCAGTTAATAATGTAAGCTATAAAGATGATTTAATGTCAAAAGGAACAGTTAAGGGAAGTCAATTTGCACAACCTCTATTTGAGTTTTCAGGAGCATGTGCAGGTTGTGGTGAGACTCCATATATTAAAGTAATTACTCAATTATTTGGAGATAGAATGGTTATTGCAAATGCAACAGGTTGTTCATCAATCTGGGGTGGTTCAGCTCCTTCAACTCCATATTGTGTAAATAAAGAAGGTAAAGGTCCAGCTTGGGCAAACTCATTATTTGAAGATAATGCTGAATACGGTTATGGTATGGCATTGGCAATTAAGCAAATAAGAAATAGATTAGAAGACTTGATGAAACAGCTTTTAGAAAAAGATGTACAAAACAAAGAATTATTCCAAGCTTGGATAGATAATAAAGAAGATGCAGAAGGTTCTAAGAAAGCATCTAAGGCTATTACTGATGTAATTGACGATATGATAGCAAATGCTTCAAGTGACGAAATAAAATCAATTCTTAAAGAAATTAAAGAAAAAGAAGATTATTTAATTAAGAAGTCCGTATGGATTGTTGGTGGAGACGGATGGGCTTACGATATAGGATATGGTGGACTCGACCATGTATTAGCTTCAGGTGAAAATGTAAATGTATTAGTATTCGATACAGAAGTTTATTCAAATACTGGTGGACAGTCTTCTAAAGCTACTCCAACAGCTGCTGTAGCTAAATTTGCTGCATCAGGTAAAAAGGTTAAGAAGAAAGACCTTGGTATGATAGCTACTACTTATGGTTATGTATATGTAGCTCAAGTAGGTATGGGAGCTGACAAGAACCAGTTTATGAAAGCTATCAAAGAAGCTGAAAGTTATGATGGACCATCATTAATTATAGCTTATGCACCATGTATTAACCATGGAATTAAAGCTGGTATGGGTAAAACTCAAGAGAGAACTAAACAAGCTGTTGAAGCTGGATACTGGCATTTATGGAGATATAATCCAATGCTTAAAGCAGAAGGTAAGAATCCATTTATTCTTGATTCTAAAGAACCAACTGGTGATTTCCAAGAGTTCTTAAAAGGAGAAGTAAGATATACTTCACTAATGAAGTCATTCCCAGAATTAGCAGAAGAATTATTCAAAAAAGCAGAAGAAGATGCTAAAGAAAGATATTTAACTTATAAGCGTATGGCAGAAATGGAATACTAA
- a CDS encoding HAD family hydrolase: MLEIEIPSFKKINVENIVFDYNGTLAVDGNLIEGVKERLLELTKILNVYILTADTYGTVKENFEGLNVDIHIISKGNERLDKYEFVKYLGFDKTITVGNGNNDLLMIKESAIGICVLGREGLATETFINSDIIVNNIVDVFDMIIEKRRLIATLRK, encoded by the coding sequence GTGCTTGAAATTGAAATACCTTCTTTTAAAAAAATTAATGTTGAAAATATAGTATTTGACTACAATGGAACTTTAGCAGTTGATGGCAATCTTATAGAAGGAGTGAAGGAAAGATTATTAGAACTTACAAAAATTCTTAATGTATATATATTGACTGCTGATACTTATGGAACAGTAAAGGAAAATTTTGAAGGTTTAAATGTAGATATACATATAATTTCAAAGGGAAATGAAAGATTAGATAAATATGAATTTGTAAAGTATTTGGGATTTGATAAGACAATAACTGTTGGTAATGGAAATAATGATTTATTGATGATTAAAGAGAGTGCCATAGGTATATGTGTATTAGGTAGAGAAGGTCTTGCAACAGAAACTTTTATAAATAGCGATATAATTGTAAATAATATAGTAGATGTCTTTGATATGATAATTGAAAAAAGGAGACTTATTGCAACTTTAAGAAAATAA
- a CDS encoding FmdB family zinc ribbon protein, with the protein MPIFEYVCEKCGYKFEKLIRSSDSDKKQKCPECGSENTKKVFSTFACGGNSGGFSAPSCGG; encoded by the coding sequence ATGCCAATATTTGAATATGTTTGTGAAAAGTGCGGATATAAGTTTGAAAAATTAATTAGAAGTTCAGATAGTGATAAAAAGCAAAAATGTCCAGAGTGTGGCAGTGAAAATACTAAAAAAGTTTTTTCAACATTTGCATGTGGGGGAAATAGTGGTGGATTTTCAGCTCCTTCATGTGGCGGTTGA
- a CDS encoding 4Fe-4S dicluster domain-containing protein, translating to MKKAVIDKNKCDRSPFCPVKRICPVNAVSQKVKFFRAETPVIDHDKCIGCGKCVRVCPMKAVKMV from the coding sequence ATGAAAAAAGCAGTTATAGATAAGAATAAATGTGATAGGTCTCCATTTTGTCCAGTAAAGAGAATTTGTCCAGTAAATGCAGTAAGCCAAAAAGTAAAATTTTTTAGAGCTGAAACTCCTGTTATAGACCATGATAAATGTATAGGATGCGGAAAATGTGTTAGAGTTTGTCCAATGAAAGCTGTAAAAATGGTTTAG